The following are encoded in a window of Scleropages formosus chromosome 7, fSclFor1.1, whole genome shotgun sequence genomic DNA:
- the tmub1 gene encoding transmembrane and ubiquitin-like domain-containing protein 1, whose translation MALIEGVGDEVTVLFSVVFLVLVLVLAWASTHTIDRTEQLFASDPDTTSTPDRLHRFTPVQESTSPDPNPLESTPVSGDSGEENKEDSLSEAGEEEHNAAWRGGRDQSLPEFGGDGLRHRETGHGAPASPSEQSPDSERHAGQLPLGETPSDPHRSMMLRLKFLNDTERVAQVKPEDTIGYIKRMYFAGQEHQVRLIYQGQLLRDDTQTLASLNLTDNCVLHCHISQHATPQAPAGARAADQVNVALNVGSLMVPLFVLMLSVLWYFQIQYRQFFTAPATASLVGITIFFSFVAFGVYRR comes from the exons ATGGCTCTGATTGAAGGCGTGGGGGACGAGGTGACGGTTCTCTTCAGCGTGGTCTTTCTGGTGCTGGTCCTGGTGCTAGCCTGGGCCTCCACCCACACGATCGACCGTACCGAGCAGCTTTTTGCCTCTGACCCGGACACCACCTCCACTCCTGACCGCCTGCACAGGTTCACCCCTGTCCAAGAGAGCACAAGCCCCGATCCAAATCCCTTGGAGAGCACCCCGGTATCGGGAGACTCGGGGGAGGAGAATAAAGAGGATTCCCTCAGCGAGGCCGGTGAGGAGGAGCACAACGCGGCATGGAGGGGTGGCAGGGATCAGAGCTTGCCAGAGTTTGGTGGAGACGGCCTACGTCACAGAGAGACTGGTCATGGAGCCCCCGCCAGCCCCTCTGAGCAATCTCCTGACAGTGAGAGACATGCTGGCCAGCTGCCACTTGGTGAGACCCCCAGCGACCCCCATAGGAGCATGATGCTGCGCCTCAAGTTCCTGAACGACACAGAGAGAGTGGCACAGGTGAAGCCCGAGGACACAATTGGCTATATCAAAAG GATGTACTTTGCAGGCCAGGAGCACCAGGTGCGTCTGATCTACCAGGGCCAGCTCCTACGCGATGACACGCAGACGCTGGCCTCACTCAACCTGACCGACAACTGCGTGCTGCACTGCCACATCTCCCAGCACGCCACGCCACAGGCGCCGGCCGGGGCACGGGCCGCTGACCAGGTCAACGTGGCGCTCAACGTTGGCAGCCTCATGGTGCCCCTCTTTGTGCTCATGCTGTCAGTGCTCTGGTACTTCCAGATCCAGTACAGGCAGTTTTTCACTGCGCCAGCAACCGCCTCGCTGGTGGGCATCACCATATTCTTCAGCTTCGTGGCATTTGGGGTGTACCGCCGATGA
- the LOC108937538 gene encoding arachidonate 8S-lipoxygenase-like produces MNFTVKITPELSPGEVSVRLSDGNKNSEEILYKGEDTTINFDAEPTKLIIRLKASIIKRITQSFYCKYVDVTRDRSVFYFPVFQKISTAEMTIEEGSEFSLHLTYHTIGVQTVLRRIRNFCRPWRKLDDIKRVFLFPSKKAEYISQHWQEDAFFGRLFLDGCNPIMIERCNEIPQKIPVDKLKAVYPDIEELVKKGEIYIVDYELLNKVMEGVIHGHQQYLAAPIVLLQEKEDDLMPIAIQLKQDPGEDNPVFTPKDKKEAWLLAKIWVRNSDFYVHELVSHLLRTHLLGEVFFFCTYVSLYDRHPILRLFMATGRYTLPLNVTARSTLVSDDGFFMTYTGLGKDAQWTVLQKANKNITYESLCLPDDLERRGLKDLKKFYYRDDGLALWDAIHEFLEAVVNNIYKSDEDLCNDSVLKNLFWNIYEFGFEEKLDFPKEVKTREEAVKYLTMIMFTCSAQHAAVNHGQYDIYAWMPNGPTTMRQPPPKYKDQVTEKYIMNTLPLLDTTLEAMLISRLLSHVPKDFVPLGQYADHVANDPHMREPVKKFRNKLKAIGATIEKRAADQEFPYMYLHPDHMENSIAI; encoded by the exons ACAATTAACTTTGACGCTGAACCAACGAAGCTGATCATCCGACTTAAAGCGTCCATCATTAAGCGGATCACCCAGAGCTTTTACTGTAAATACGTCGATGTCACTCGCGATAGGTCCGTTTTCTACTTTCCCGTCTTCCAAAAAATTTCCACTGCAGAGATGACCATAGAGGAAGGCTCAG AGTTCTCCCTGCACCTAACATACCACACCAT AGGTGTCCAAACTGTGCTGAGAAGAATTCGCAATTTTTGCCGCCCTTGGAGAAAACTTGATGACATCAAAAGAGTGTTTCTATTTCCGAGCAAAAAAGCTG AGTACATCTCCCAACACTGGCAGGAGGATGCTTTCTTCGGTCGTCTGTTTCTTGACGGCTGCAACCCAATAATGATCGAGAGATGCAATGAGATCCCGCAGAAGATTCCAGTCGACAAATTAAAGGCCGTGTATCCTGACATCGAGGAGCTCGTAAAG AAAGGTGAAATCTATATAGTTGACTACGAGCTGCTCAATAAAGTCATGGAGGGTGTCATTCATGGACACCAGCAGTATCTGGCCGCACCGATTGTTCTACTGCAGGAGAAAGAGGACGACCTGATGCCCATCGCCATACAG CTGAAACAGGATCCTGGGGAGGATAATCCTGTGTTCACACCAAAAGACAAGAAAGAGGCCTGGCTCCTGGCTAAGATCTGGGTCAGGAACTCTGACTTCTATGTGCACGAGTTGGTCTCCCACCTCCTGAGGACTCATCTGCTGGGCGAAGTCTTCTTCTTCTGCACCTACGTGTCATTGTATGACCGTCATCCAATTTTGAGG CTCTTCATGGCAACTGGGAGATATACGCTGCCTTTGAACGTGACGGCCAGATCCACCCTCGTCAGTGATGACGGGTTCTTCATGACG TACACAGGCCTTGGCAAAGATGCCCAGTGGACGGTGCTGCAGAAAGCAAATAAGAACATCACTTACGAGAGCCTCTGCCTGCCTGACGACCTGGAAAGGCGTGGTCTTAAGGACCTGAAGAAGTTTTACTACCGAGATGATGGCTTGGCTCTCTGGGATGCCATACATGA attcCTTGAAGCTGTGGTGAACAACATCTACAAAAGTGATGAAGATTTATGCAACGACTCTGTTCTTAAGAATCTCTTCTGGAATATCTATGAATTTGGATTTGAAGAAAAACTGG ATTTCCCAAAAGAAGTAAAGACCAGAGAAGAGGCTGTCAAGTATCTCACCATGATCATGTTCACCTGCTCAGCCCAGCATGCCGCTGTGAACCATGGCCAG TATGATATTTATGCATGGATGCCAAATGGGCCTACAACAATGCGGCAGCCCCCACCAAAGTATAAGGACCAGGTGACCGAGAAGTACATCATGAACACACTGCCACTCCTGGACACAACATTGGAGGCCATGTTAATTTCACGGTTACTCAGTCACGTTCCCAAAGACTTT GTGCCCCTGGGGCAGTATGCAGATCATGTTGCCAACGACCCACACATGAGGGAGCCGGTCAAGAAGTTCCGAAACAAGCTGAAGGCCATTGGAGCCACAATTGAAAAACGTGCAGCTGACCAGGAATTCCCCTACATGTATCTACACCCAGATCACATGGAGAACAGCATTGCTATCTGA